A part of Aegilops tauschii subsp. strangulata cultivar AL8/78 chromosome 2, Aet v6.0, whole genome shotgun sequence genomic DNA contains:
- the LOC109777982 gene encoding squamosa promoter-binding-like protein 8 yields MMNLPAAAGNSCDEFGYGAPNPPPPSLFPIMDHQEGGGGIHREHDHHHHHLGGYTLEPSSLALLPPSSHATIAAHSPHDILQFYHHPTSHHYLAAAAAGGNGSPYGQFGGGGTAGGFQSYYHQQVGTGAPEYYFPTLVSSAEENMASFAATQLGLNLGYRTYFPPRGGYTYGHHPPRCQAEGCKADLSGAKRYHRRHKVCEHHSKAPVVVTAGGLHQRFCQQCSRFHLLDEFDDAKKSCRKRLADHNRRRRKSKPSEADAADKRRTQASKAASTKGKAAGSSSKSTGTGDGMDIQVQLGSGDLSKNQDETMGLGEVVKEMQVDPKGKASMQQQQGHHGHGLHLQSQHGFPFPSSSAGSCFPQSQAVSSTHNTSNIGQVQQEQPGLGFHQHSNILQLGQAMFDLDFDH; encoded by the exons ATGATGAACCTGCCAGCCGCAGCTGGGAACTCCTGCGACGAGTTCGGCTATGGGGCTCCcaacccgccgccgccgtcgctctTCCCGATCATGGACCACcaggaggggggcggcggcatCCACAGGGagcacgaccaccaccaccaccacctcggTGGTTACACCCTCGAGCCCAGCTCGCTGGCGCTCCTCCCCCCGTCCAGCCACGCCACCATCGCTGCCCACAGCCCCCACGACATCCTCCAGTTCTACCACCACCCCACCTCGCACCActacctcgccgccgccgccgcaggtgGCAACGGCAGCCCCTACGGCCAATTCGGCGGGGGAGGCACTGCCGGCGGCTTCCAGTCGTACTACCACCAGCAGGTGGGAACGGGCGCGCCCGAGTACTACTTCCCCACCTTAGTCAGCTCCGCGGAGGAGAACATGGCGAGCTTCGCGGCCACGCAGCTCGGGCTCAACCTCGGCTACCGGACCTACTTCCCACCCAGAGGCGGCTACACCTACGGCCACCACCCGCCCCGGTGCCAGGCCGAGGGCTGCAAGGCAGACCTCTCCGGCGCCAAGCGCTACCACCGCCGCCACAAGGTCTGCGAGCACCACTCCAAGGCTCCCGTCGTCGTCACCGCCGGCGGCCTCCACCAGAGGTTCTGCCAGCAGTGCAGCAG GTTTCATCTGCTTGATGAGTTCGACGACGCGAAGAAGAGCTGCAGGAAGCGCCTCGCCGACCACAACCGCCGTCGAAGGAAATCAAAGCCATCCGAGGCCGATGCCGCTGACAAGAGAAGGACACAGGCCAGCAAAGCAGCAAGTACCAAAGGCA AAGCAGCCGGAAGCAGCAGCAAGAGCACCGGCACCGGAGACGGGATGGACATACAAGTACAGCTGGGTAGTGGAGACCTGTCCAAAAATCAGGACGAAACCATGGGACTCGGCGAGGTGGTGAAAGAAATGCAGGTGGATCCCAAGGGGAAAGCATCAATGCAGCAGCAGCAAGGACACCATGGCCATGGTCTTCACCTGCAGAGCCAACATGGCTTCCCTTTCCCTTCGTCCTCTGCAGGCTCGTGCTTCCCTCAGAGCCAAGCTGTCTCGAGCACTCACAACACATCAAATATCGGCCAAGTGCAGCAAGAACAGCCAGGCTTGGGGTTCCATCAGCATAGCAACATCCTTCAGCTCGGACAGGCCATGTTTGATCTCGACTTCGATCACTAG